One Solanum pennellii chromosome 10, SPENNV200 genomic region harbors:
- the LOC107031930 gene encoding uncharacterized protein LOC107031930, whose product MRKWSIVEELEKVEISEEGNHGERDSLKIVAVLRRFVGVQQRRAEAYARLKRGFEDYMASGVESTYQQLCSEITAEFNDCSKQVLEMESQFLTAHCFREDLSLLLRSVQNQEKMKLQLTAIIQVLKRAGRPSERPVSHENCRFSKPTGHECVHIQKITEASGTEEAEADAEFDNALKEAINGVQDAVTAINDHLEEVRYEIAALED is encoded by the exons ATGAGGAAGTGGAGCATCGTTGAAGAATTGGAGAAGGTAGAAATTTCGGAGGAAGGTAATCATGGAGAGAGGGATTCATTGAAAATTGTGGCAGTGCTTCGAAGATTTGTGGGTGTGCAGCAACGCAGAGCCGAAGCTTATGCGAGGCTGAAGCG AGGATTTGAAGATTATATGGCTTCAGGAGTAGAATCAACTTACCAACAGCTATGCAGTGAGATCACTGCTGAATTTAATGATTGCTCAAAGCAG GTCCTTGAGATGGAGTCTCAGTTTCTAACTGCCCATTGCTTCCGAGAAGATCTGTCTCTACTTTTGAGATCTgttcaaaatcaagaaaagatgAAGCTGCAACTG ACCGCCATAATACAAGTCTTGAAAAGAGCTGGCCGCCCCTCGGAGCGTCCAGTGAGTCATGAAAATTGTAGATTTAGTAAGCCAACTGGACATGAATGCGTGCATATCCAGAAGATAACCGAAGCTTCAGGCACTGAAGAAGCAGAAGCTGATGCTGAATTTGATAATGCTCTCAAGGAGGCTATCAATGGTGTTCAAGATGCAGTGACGGCAATAAATGACCATTTGGAAGAAGTTAGGTATGAGATTGCAGCACTTGAAGACTAA